Proteins encoded together in one Carya illinoinensis cultivar Pawnee chromosome 3, C.illinoinensisPawnee_v1, whole genome shotgun sequence window:
- the LOC122303924 gene encoding uncharacterized protein LOC122303924, translated as MAMGGSYKGNAGNSCGHRGRPYGLMLLLAFGAALLGVMVLHKLRERRIFNLLVKERDRDLISLQLLLQKEINHSKEMKRKNEVMKAKIYSLRTQKMELDRRILEKQSTIGSLKDEQKAMESALEEKQNEIKMLRVKETDPGKENPHVIALMESLKHKEAEIEDLKHRLEYPVKAWSASTDDPSSLAVNSTMNGSRVGGQAKTDVVISAEEVKKLHESRNYRGGDNLTVSEDRSKLESNNFRESETKERVEDGTGNLVGDTDRREMIGEQMQKQGKLLEENFNNGGQAIDKPIEDGQGSKNEDSQNGGGDFEGRRDKDIEVTEKLQNSQEPREINKGGIKSEEPVNSGIITRMRGKHGHVSKTKAKRWRMLVKNRHNGHLLNNEVVSMRSRRFFRGDQDGVKGRNEGAEREEGEMGVDNPIEESNAVNVSGAELLKSTNPDTNYQREILENAQHSLNEEVQFLKNISSNGETSNVTDDARKQKLEEGRRAEEHEASGIQQQTSSGDISEVDDNAEQVIRVGNTNTMPEELEDANVQESQMVTADGDFFKESKSNAEGEDQYKEETDDSEF; from the exons atggcAATGGGGGGATCATACAAGGGGAATGCAGGGAATAGTTGTGGGCATAGAGGGAGGCCCTATGGGTTAATGCTTCTGCTGGCATTCGGTGCCGCATTGCTTGGGGTCATGGTCCTCCACAAGCTCAGAGAGCGCCGCATCTTCAACCTTCTTGTCAAGGAGAGAGACCGTGACCTCATTTCACTTCAGCTGCTATTGCAG AAGGAGATAAATCACTCCAAGGAAATGAAACGGAAGAATGAGGTGATGAAAGCCAAGATATACTCCCTtagaacccaaaagatggagcTTGACAGAAGGATCCTAGAGAAGCAGTCTACCATTGGCTCACTAAAAGACGAACAGAAAGCCATGGAATCTGCACTCGAGGAGAAGCAGAATGAAATCAAAATGCTAAGAGTGAAAGAGACTGATCCAGGAAAAGAAAATCCTCATGTGATAGCTCTAATGGAAAGCTTGAAGCACAAGGAAGCTGAAATTGAGGATTTGAAGCACCGTCTTGAATACCCAGTTAAGGCATGGTCAGCAAGTACCGATGACCCTTCAAGCCTGGCTGTGAATTCAACCATGAATGGAAGTCGTGTTGGCGGACAAGCTAAAACTGACGTTGTCATTAGCGCAGAAGAAGTTAAGAAACTGCATGAATCCAGAAATTACAGAGGTGGTGATAATTTAACGGTAAGTGAAGATAGAAGCAAACTTGAATCGAACAATTTCAGAGAGTCCGAGACCAAGGAAAGAGTTGAAGATGGAACTGGAAATTTAGTTGGTGATACTGACCGGAGGGAGATGATAGGAGAGCAGATGCAGAAGCAGGGGAAATTGCTAGAAGAGAATTTTAATAATGGAGGTCAAGCTATTGATAAGCCTATTGAAGATGGCCAAGGAAGTAAAAATGAAGATTCTCAAAATGGTGGGGGCGATTTCGAGGGTAGAAGAGATAAGGATATAGAGGTGACGGAAAAACTTCAAAATTCTCAGGAACCTCGTGAGATTAATAAGGGTGGGATTAAGTCAGAAGAGCCAGTCAACTCCGGAATTATCACTAGAATGAGAGGAAAACATGGCCATGTGAGTAAAACGAAGGCAAAGAGATGGAGAATGCTTGTGAAAAATAGGCACAATGGGCATCTCCTAAACAATGAAGTAGTGAGCATGAGAAGTAGAAGATTCTTTAGGGGTGATCAAGATGGAGTGAAGGGCAGAAATGAGGGGGCAGAAAGAGAGGAAGGAGAAATGGGTGTTGATAATCCAATCGAAGAAAGCAACGCTGTTAATGTTTCAGGTGCGGAATTGCTGAAGTCTACGAATCCTGATACAAATTATCAACGCGAGATATTGGAAAATGCCCAACATTCTTTAAATGAAGAAGTCCAGTTTCTGAAAAATATAAGTTCTAACGGTGAAACCAGCAACGTTACAGATGATGCTAGAAAGCAGAAACTGGAGGAAGGAAGACGGGCAGAAGAACACGAAGCCAGTGGTATTCAACAGCAGACAAGCAGCGGTGATATTAGTGAAGTAGACGATAACGCTGAACAAGTAATTAGAGTCGGCAACACAAACACAATGCCAGAAGAGTTGGAGGATGCCAATGTACAAGAATCCCAAATGGTAACAGCTGATGGTGATTTCTTTAAGGAATCCAAATCCAATGCAGAAGGAGAAGATCAGTACAAAGAAGAAACGGATGACTCCGAGTTTTAA